One region of Populus trichocarpa isolate Nisqually-1 chromosome 4, P.trichocarpa_v4.1, whole genome shotgun sequence genomic DNA includes:
- the LOC112327342 gene encoding uncharacterized protein LOC112327342, protein MPRNSPSQCVSPFTEDISGYAPDVHQFLAKFHRFGPEIVIFSILALKAELMERRGGVSGFRRSNPESSFNTRDKGGNSSQTGVMNQNKEGGSSSSQAAQGNRNIPRNPNQNTNTNLNPNPYARPAPGVCYRCRKPGHLSNTCPDRRRPVNWIEGEEGDPEATGDDAGEDDCYEGAEFAEEDGERINCVVQRILYTPRQEDAGQRNNIFRSYCTVSQKVCDLIVDSGSCENFVARGLVEHLKLPTEKHPTPYTIGWIKKGPTVKVTEICRVPISIGKIYKDEVVCDVIDMDASHVLLGRPWQYDVDITYKGRDNTYLFTWGSHKIAMAPYKRKALSGKASEVGKQSFLTVSSSDTEFVADIKGAPEFYALVVKALMVEGEVEASVTVPDRLKPLIDQFRDITSEELPNNLPPLRDVQHHIDLIPGASLPNLPHYRMSPKENEVLREKIEDLLEKGFIRESMSPCAVPALLKPKKDGSWRMCVDSRAINKITVNGYHQIRVRPGDEWKTAFKSKDGLYEWLVMPFGLSNAPNTFMRVMNQVLKPFVGKFVVVYFDDILIYSKTADEHVKQLRDVLAVLQENQLFLNLKKCSFMTDSLLFLGYVVSSEGIHVDGKKVRAIREWPAPKTVGEVRSFHGLATFYRRFIRNFSTVMAPITECMKKGKFQWGEEAETSFALIKEKLCTKPQCQTTLLHP, encoded by the exons ATGCCGCGAAATTCACCGAGTCAATGCGTTTCGCCGTTTACGGAGGATATCAGTGGCTATGCCCCTGATGTCCACCAGTTTTTGGCCAAATTCCATCGTTTCGGCCCCGAAATCgtcattttttccattttggcaTTGAAGGCTGAACTGATGGAACGAAGAGGAGGAGTCTCAGGGTTTCGTCGAAGCAATCCAGAATCTTCGTTTAATACCAGAGACAAGGGTGGCAACAGCAGCCAAACAGGCGTAATGAATCAGAACaaagaaggaggcagcagcagcagccaagCAGCCCAAGGCAACAGGAATATACCCAGAAATCCAAATCAGAACACGAACACAAACTTGAATCCCAACCCTTACGCCAGACCTGCACCTGGAGTCTGTTATCGTTGTCGGAAACCTGGTCATCTCTCTAACACTTGCCCGGATCGTCGCAGACCTGTCAACTGGATCGAAGGGGAAGAAGGGGATCCAGAGGCTACTGGGGATGATGCAGGGGAGGATGACTGTTATGAGGGGGCAGAGTTCGCTGAGGAGGATGGAGAACGAATCAACTGTGTAGTGCAGCGAATATTATACACTCCAAGGCAAGAGGATGCAGGACAGCGGAATAACATCTTCCGCTCATACTGCACCGTGAGCCAGAAGGTGTGCGACTTAATTGTGGATAGCGGGAGTTGCGAGAACTTCGTTGCAAGGGGCCTAGTTGAACACCTAAAGCTACCAACCGAGAAGCACCCGACTCCATACACTATCGGCTGGATCAAGAAAGGACCCACGGTGAAGGTAACTGAAATCTGTCGCGTTCCTATTTCcattggaaaaatatataaagatgaaGTAGTTTGCGATGTGATTGATATGGATGCTAGTCATGTGTTGTTGGGTCGGCCGTGGCAGTATGATGTTGATATTACCTACAAGGGTCGGGATAATACTTATTTGTTCACGTGGGGATCACATAAAATTGCTATGGCTCCTTACAAAAGGAAGGCACTGTCCGGTAAGGCTTCTGAAGTGGGGAAGCAGTCGTTTTTGACAGTGTCCAGTTCGGATACAGAGTTTGTGGCAGACATCAAGGGTGCGCCAGAGTTCTATGCGCTCGTAGTGAAAGCCCTCATGGTGGAAGGGGAAGTTGAGGCTTCGGTGACAGTCCCTGACAGGCTGAAACCATTGATAGATCAGTTCAGGGATATCACTTCGGAAGAGTTGCCGAATAATCTACCGCCCTTGAGGGATGTCCAGCACCATATAGACCTCATACCAGGGGCCAGCCTGCCAAATCTACCTCATTATCGGATGAGTCCGAAAGAGAACGAGGTCTTGAGGGAGAAAATTGAAGACTTGTTGGAGAAGGGTTTTATCCGCGAGAGCATGAGTCCGTGTGCGGTTCCTGCGTTGTTAAAGCCAAAGAAAGATGGGAGTTGGCGTATGTGTGTGGACAGCCGAGCTATCAATAAGATAACTGTCAA TGGATATCACCAGATTCGGGTCAGACCAGGGGACGAGTGGAAGACAGCATTCAAAAGCAAAGACGGGTTATATGAGTGGCTGGTtatgccgtttgggttatccAACGCGCCCAACACTTTTATGCGCGTGATGAATCAGGTATTGAAGCCTTTTGTGGGAAAATTTGTTGTCGTTTATTTCGACGATATCCTTATCTATAGTAAAACCGCGGATGAGCATGTGAAGCAGTTACGGGATGTGTTGGCGGTGCTACAAGAGAACCAGCTATTCCTTAATCTGAAAAAGTGCAGCTTTATGACGGATAGCTTGTTGTTTCTGGGTTATGTGGTAAGTTCAGAGGGGATTCATGTGGATGGAAAGAAGGTCCGAGCAATTAGAGAATGGCCTGCACCGAAGACCGTGGGTGAAGTTCGGAGTTTCCATGGATTAGCCACTTTCTACCGCCGATTTATTCGGAACTTCAGTACTGTCATGGCACCGATAACCGAGTGCATGAAGAAAGGCAAATTTCAGTGGGGGGAAGAGGCAGAAACAAGCTTTGCGTTGATAAAGGAGAAGCTATgcaccaag CCTCAATGCCAAACAACCCTTTTGCATCCTTGA
- the LOC18097755 gene encoding uncharacterized protein LOC18097755: MISLLKDNQSSRGSLLQKVLVKFIFLHFPDCFFLQFQRSRMATFHSFAALLEVSLSQLGVHCLSDMSVVTISHDVLHWPGSKLLSLSAFMCLIYVRRGSAEANLANFLVWQLF, from the exons ATGATCTCGTTATTGAAGGATAACCAGAGCTCAAGAGGGTCCTTGTTGCAAAAGGTTCTTGTTAAG tttatttttttgcattttccagATTGTTTTTTCCTCCAATTCCAAAGATCCCGCATGGCTACGTTTCACAGCTTTGCTGCACTACTTGAGGTTTCTCTCAGCCAGCTAG GTGTGCATTGTCTCTCAGACATGTCAGTGGTCACAATATCTCATGACGTACTACACTG GCCAGGCTCCAAGCTTCTCTCCTTGAGTGCGTTTATGTGTTTGATCTACGTCCGAAGGGGTTCAGCAGAGGCCAATCTTGCCAACTTTCTAGTTTGGCAATTGTTTTAA